In Cystobacter ferrugineus, the DNA window TCGTGCGCGTCGTCGAGACCGGCTCGTTCAGCCGCGCGGCCGACCAGCTGGCCCAGCCGCGCTCGACGATCAGCAAGCTGGTCACCGATCTCGAAAAGCATCTCGGCATCAAGCTGATGCATCGCACCACCCGCACGCTCGCCGTCACCTCGGACGGACTGGAGTACTACCGCCGCGCCGAGCGCCTGATCTCCGAACTCGACGCCATGGACCACGCGGTGCGCCGCAGGAAGCTCAAGCCCAGCGGCCACCTGCGCGTCGATGCGCCGGCCACCTTCGCCACCACGCTGCTGATCCCGGCCCTGGCTGACTTTCACCGCGAGTATCCCGACATCACGATCGCGCTGGGCATCAGCGACCGCACCATCAACATCGTGGGCGAAGGGGTGGACTGCGCGCTGCGCGCCGGCGGGATGGGCGACATGGCCATGGTCGGGCGCACGCTCACCGCGCTGCGGTACGTCACCTGTGCGTCGCCCGCCTATCTGCAACGCATGGGCACGCCGGCCACGCCGCGCGAGCTCGAACGCCACCACCTGCGGGCCGGTTACTTCTTCGCCGCCACCGGCAAGGCCGATCCGTTGATCTTCGAGAAAGGCGCCGAACGCCACGACATCGTCGCCGCCGAGTTCTCGACCAACGAAGGCAACGGCCTGCTCGCGCTGATGCTGGCGGGTCTGGGCATCGGCCAGCACCTGCGGCGCTGTGTCCAGCCCTATCTGGATTCGGGTGAACTGGTGCCGCTGCTGGAAGACTGGTCGCGCCCGCCGCTGCCGCTCCATGTCATCTATCCACCCAACCGGCATCAGAATGCCCGGTTGAAGGTCTTCGTCGATTGGGTCAGGCAGACCTTCGGCGACGCGGCGCCCGCGGTCGACCAGTAGCGTAGCGGCGGCTGCGACGCAGGTGCGCCAACCCCGCTTCAGGCCCCTCGCGTCAGGGCACGATGGCCGTCACGCGGATCTCGACCCGCATCGTAGGATCGCCCAGCGCCGCGACGCCGAGCGAGGTCCAGATGGGCGCGTGATTGGGCATGTAGTGGCGAAACAGCCTGACCATGGTCTCGTTGACCTCGGGCGGAAAGCCGATGTGATACGAGTTCACGTGCACCACGTGCTCCCAGCCCGCCCCCGCGGTCGCCAGCGTGCGACCCACGTTGCGAAACGCCTGGGCGATCTCCTCGGTGAGCGACTCGGGGAATTCCCAGTCGTCGTTCCAGCCGCCCTGGCCCGAGGTCTCGACGCGATTGCCGATCTTCAGCGCCTGGGAGTAATGCATGCCATCGAGCTGGCGGTCCCCATAGCCGGGGGTGACGAAAAATTCGGGCTTGTTCATGGTGCTCCTGGGCTCTGCATGAGAGGGGTCGATGCTAAAGAACCGCACACCCGGGAAACAGCCCGCATTCCGGCCATGACCATCCATACCCATGGACAATCCACATGGCTTTAGGCACCGTCCCTGGGGGAACGCTGGGTAGACACGTCGCCTTGCTCAGCCCCGCGGCGGCGGGCCCGAGGGGCCTGTCTCCGGGGCCGATTCCTTCCAGACGGTGTTCGGCTCGGGGAGCGCGAACCCCTCGAAGGTCACCGCGAGACTGTCCTCCAGGGCCTGGAGGCTGTACCACCAGCCCACCGGGAGCAGCAGCAGCTCGCCGGCCACCAACTCCACCGTCAGGCGGAGTGCGGGCGCGGGAGGCGCAGCTCCCTCCGCCGCGGTGCTGCCCTCCTCCGGGTCTTGCGTGATGCGATGGAGCTCGAACGAGGGGACGAGCTCCAGGACACACCGTCCCGAGACCTGACAGCGCAACAGGTTCTTCCGCAGCGGGCGAAGGGCCAGCTCCGCCCCCGCGGGCTCGAGGCAGAGCCGCGGCGCACTGACCCGAAGGTCCGCGGCGGCGTATCCGCCAGGCGGGTGGAGCTCTTCCAGCAACGACCTCCACTCCTCGCGCTCCAGCAAGGGAGCGTGGAGGACCGCTCCCTCTCGAGCCAGTGCCCCCCTCTCTTCGCCGAGCCGCTCGGAGATCCGGGCCAGCGTCCACCCACCGAGAGCCGCCCACTTCGTGAGCGCACCCTGGACCACCACCGGCCGATTGCGAAAGTAGTAGCGCTCGAAGAACGCGTCCGCGGGCAGTTGCGCGTGGCGCTCCACCTGCTGGTGCGCGCCGGACTGCCGGTAGAACTCGGCATAGACGTCCAGGAGCGTCTCCATCTTCCGCTGCAGATGCGCCACTCGCACGGCGCCCTGGAAGTGGGGATCCCGCGTCTCGGCCAGCAGGGCCGCTCGGGCAAGCTCCGCGTCCACTCCAGACTTCACCAACACCCGCACCAGGTCCTCCGCCTCGACGCCGAGCAGGAGGTTCTCGACGAGCCACTCCCTCCACTCAGCCGAGAGCGAGGGAGGGCTACCGCCCGGGTCCGCGCTCATGGGGTCTCCACCTTTCTCATGGCAGCGCCCTCCCCGTCCGGGTCCGGGCCAATCCAGCAGTCGCGCCAGTATGTGTTCCTCTCGGGGAGGTCAAAGCTCACGAACGTCACGGAGATGCTCACGTCCAGGGCCTGCACCGCATGCCACCACCCCACGGGAATCAACAGCGCATCGCCAGGCCCCACCACGAAGTCCAGCACCGTGGCGCGCTCGAACTCCGGGAAGCGCGTCGGCTCCGGCGTCCGGGGATCCACGGCGCTGTACAGCCCCTGGTGGTTGTAGGCGCGGAGCAGTTCGAACGAAGGAACGAGCCGGAAGCGCTTGCGCCCGAGCACCTGGCAGAAGAGGACGCTGAGGTGGTCGTGATGCAGGGCGGCCCAGGTGCCCGCGGGACCGAACCACAGATGGACGCTGTCGGGAACGTGGATGTCGGGACGGACGAAGCCCTGGGGGGGACGGATGTCCTCCAGCAGCGGACGGAACGCCTCGCGCTTCAACAGGCTGTTGCGCGCCACCATGTAGATGTCGTTCGTCTCCCGCGCGAGCTGGAGCCGTGCGACGTACTCGCGCATCGAGAGCGAGGTTCTCAGGCGCTCGGCATGGAGGTCCGGCTGGGGCTCCGCGTCCCGCCCGGCCATCACCTCGACCCGCGCATCCCCGAAACGGTCCGTGAAGAATCCAGGCGACCAGCGCCGCAGCGCCGGCCAGTCCGCGAGCAGTCCTTCGATCACCACGGGCCGGTTCTGGAAGTAGTAGCGCTCGAAGAACTCGGCGGGAGCGAGCCGGGCCCGGCGTTCGATCCCCCGCGCCTCGCGGGACTGCCGGTAGAGCGCGCTGTAGGCCTCCAGGAGGGACTTCAGTCGCGCCCGGCGCGGGAGGTGGCGCGAGGCCATGCGCACGGCGGGGTGGGCCGCGGCGGCTTCCAGCTCCGCACGCGCCCGCTCGAGGTCCACGCCCACCTGGAGCAGAGAGGACAGCAGCGCCTCCCGGGGGACACCCAGGGCGAGGTTCTCGGCGAGCCACTCACGCACCCGAGGCGTGGAAGAAGCCTGGCGCTCATCCTTCATGAGGCGGGTATGATACGAGCAGGTACGGCGTTCAAAGCGGAGATTCCATGTCGAGCAACGGTGACTCGTCGTCGAAGCAGGGCCGCAATACCTGGGTGATCGTCCCGAATCCGTTCATCGTGCCGGATCCCCCGCCGAACCCGGGCGAGGAGTCGTTCGAGCGCTCTCGGCGTAAGCCGACCCCGCCTCCCTCCAAGCCGCCCCTGGCGCGCTGAGCGCCTCGCGCTCCCGGAGCGCCCCCCTGCTCACAGCAGCCGCCAGGGAGTGTTGCCGCCCGGGACCTCGAACGTCTGGAACGACACCGACACGCTCACGTCGAGAGCGTGGACCCAATGCCACCAACCCACCGGGATGAAGAGCAGCTCTCCCGGCTCGAGCACGGCCTCCACCACATCCACATCCCGGTACGCGGGGAAGCGCTCGAGGTCGGGGCGGGTGGCGTCCACCTGACTCCAGACGCCGTGCTGGTTGTAGAGGCAGTGCAGCTCGAAGGACGGGATGAGCTTGAAGTGCTTCCGCCCGTGGACCTGGGCGAAGAGGATGTTGGAGAGATCGTGGTGCAGTGAGGTGAGCGTCCCCGCCGGGCCCACCCAGAGCTTCACGGTCCGGTCCCGGACCGGGCGCAGGAACCCCTCGAGCGGGCGCAGATCGTCGAGCATGCCGCGCAGCTCCGGCCGCTCCAGGGCGAAGTTGCGGGCGGTGAGGTAGAAGTCGTTGGTGGGACCACCGGTCAGCAGCCGCTGGATGAAGTCTCGCAGGGGTATCACCGAGCGGAAGCGCTCGGGCTCGAGGTCATGGACCGGATCACTTTCCCGGCCGGCCATCACCTCCACCTGGACATCCCCAAAGCGCTCGGCGAGGCGCTCCGGGCGCCAGCTCTCCATCGCGGGCCAGTCCTTCATCAGCCCCTGGAGGATGACGGGCCGGTGCGCGAAGTAGTAGCGCTCGAAGAACTCGCTCGCGGAGATGTCCGCTCGACGCTCCAGGCGCTGGTGCCACCCGGACTGGCGGTGCAGCACGGAGTACGTCTCGAACAGCGCGCGGAACGCCCCCTGCCTCCGGGTGACGCGTGTCGCCGCCACCACCGCCGGGTGACTTCGGGCGGCCGCTACCGCGGCTCGGGCCGTGGCGGGCTCCACGCCCTCCTTCACCAGGCGCTCCGCCAGAAGCTCCGGGGGAATCCCGCGCGTGAGGTTTTCAGCCAGCCAGGCTCGCTGCTCCGCCACGAGGGGCTGGGGCTCCATCTGTGCCATGGTGCTCCCAAGCACACCACGGCCCGGATCCGAGTTCCAGGCTGGCGCACCTCCAGCCCGGTGGACACGTCCAAAGAGGGCTGGCCCCGCGAGCTCAGGCGGGGAACGTCAGGTGGGTGTTCCCCCCTGGGAGCTGGAAGTGGTGGAAGCTGACCGAGGCACTGACGTCGAGCGCGCGCACCCAGTGCCACCAGCCCACCGGGATGAAGATCATCTCTCCCGGCTCGAGCACCACCTCCACCATGTCCGCTTCCTGGAAGGCGGGGTGGCGCGTGGTGTCCGGGTTGGAGACATCCACGTGACTGAAGGTGCCGTGGCGCGGGTACACCCGGTGGGGCTGGAAGGAAGGAACGAGCTTGAAGTGTTTGCGGCCGAGGACCTGGGACAACAGGATGTTCATGTTGTCATGGTGAAGCGGAGTGAGGGTGCCGGCGGGGCCGAGCAGCAGCGTCATCATCATCGGATCGAGCGCCGGGTCGATGATGCCGCTGGGGGCACGGACGTCCTCACGCAGGCGGTGCAGGCCTTCGCGCGACCAGTTCTCGTTGCGCGGCACCATGTAGAAGTCGTTCGTCTCGCCCGCCTCCTGAATCATCCGGAGGAACTCCGCCAGCCGGACGGTGGCGCGGTGCCGGTCGTGCTCGAAGGCGTGGTTCGGGTTGGCGTCGCGGCCGGACATGATCTCCACTTCGGCTTCGCCGCAGTGCTCACGGAAGTAGTCGAGCGACCAGCAGCGCCGGGCGGGCCAGTCCTCCATGAGCCCCTGCAACACGACGGGGCGGTGGCCGAAGTAGTAGTGGGTGAAGAACTCCTCGGCGGACAGCCCGGCCCGCTTCTCCACGCCGTGATGATGCCCTGACTGGCGATGCAGTTCGCTGTAGAGGTCCATCAGCGCCTCCATGCGCGCGTAGCGGCGGGCGATGTTGCGCCCCGCCAACACGAAGGGGTGTTTCTCGGCGGCGGCGATCTCCTCGCGTGCCACTTCCTCGCTCACTCCGGCTGCGCGGAGCGCGGTGGCGATCTCCTCGGGAGTGGCTCCCTGGGCGAGGTTCTCCGCCAGCCACTGTTGCCATTCGGCTGCCAGACGGTGGGTTCCTGTATGCATGTTGATTCCTGCGGGCGGGTCTGGAACGTTGGAGTACTCTAACCGACCCCAAAGGAGTGAAGGCGATGATGACCCCTGCCGAGAGCCCGCAGCACACCTCCACTGAGGCGGACGATGTCAACGTGAAGAGCAACTACGTCGATTGCTGGAAGTGGGGCAAGAAGGCCCAGCGTCGGCCGCTGCTCCCGACGCCTCAGGTCTCCCCCCTCGTCCGAGAGGGCGAGCGTTCGTAGCTGTGGTCAGGCGAAGCAGGGAGCCAGGTCCGTGAGCCTTGCCGGGCCCGCGCGCGTTTGTGGACTTCCTGCCCGCTCAATCCCGGTCTGCCACGTAATGAGCCACCGCCTGGTAGAAAAGGTCCGCTCGGCTCTCCACGTTCAGCTTCCTGCGGATGCTCTTCAGGTGCGTCTCTACCGTGCGCGGCGAGATACCGAGGAAAGCGACAATGGAGTCCTTGTAGAAATTCTGGAGCACGAGGCCGACGACCTCGGCCTCGCGCGGGGTGAGCAGCCGCAGCCAGGCCTCGGGTACGGGAAGGGAGTGCGAGTGCTCATCGAGCACCAGCGCCCACAGCCTCTGCCCGTCCTGCTCTGGCATCCGGATGAACGTCCCCCTCAGTGTCCGGTCTTCGCGACGGCGCTCCCAGACATCCGCCCCGAGTTTCCCGTGCTCCTCCAGGCGCGCGAGCCAGCCCAGCCGTTCCACCCACACACGTGGCACCCCCGAGGGACCGAGCTCGGAGGGGGTGAACCACTCCTCGAGCCATGCGGTGACCCGGGCCGTGCGCAGCACCTCCGCGAAGGAGGGAGTCAACACCAGGCACTCCAAATTTCGCTGACTGAGGAGCGCCTGCTGGAAACGGCTGCCCGTCGCCACCCCGCCAAGCCTCAGGCAGTTGCGGACGGTACGCGCCAGGAAGGGCGTCAACCCTTGCAGGAGAATCTGCTCCTGCTCGGAGAAGGGTCGGAGCCGCTCGCGGTAGAGCGTCAGACCGCCATGCCAGCCCTGTCTCATGTCCAGCCGCACCGACATGACGTGCTCCAGAGGTGTGCCCAGTTCCCGGCACAGCCGGTAGGGGCGGCTGCGCTCCAGCACCTCGCGTGGAACCATCTCCGAGTCCCGGAACACCACGTTGGGCAGGTGGGCCACCGCGCCGCGCACGAAGTCTTCTCCCGCCATCTCTTGATAGCGGGCCAGGAACGCCGCCAGCCTGTCTGTCGCCACCCACTCGTAATGACCGGGACCGCCCCGCCCCGCCACACACCACGCCGCGTGCTCCGCCGGGAGTAGCCGGAACAGCGCCCCCTGCCCTCGAGCCAGCACCTCTGGAAGCGCCAGGGAACTGGTCAACGCCTCCTTCAACTCGAGGGTGTACTCCCGCTCACGTGAGTCGAGGTTCATCCACGTTCCTCCACGACATCCAGTACATCCAGCAAAGGTTGTGTCCGATGATGGGCTTCGATGAGTCCCCCGCGCCCTCCCGCTCGCGAGGTAGAGACACACGCGCGGGCACGACCGGGCTGTCCCCTGGCTACTCCACGAGCAGCCGTTTCACGGGAGCCGGGTCCACTGCGACCATCAACGGCCGGGTGAAGCTGCTGAACGACACGAGGGCCTGCCCGGGCGCGAGCCTGGACACACGGCTCCAGAGGCTCTCGTCGATATTGCCCACCGTGCGCTGCATCCGGGAGGTGACGGTGCTGTCGGTGATCTTGTGGATGATGAAGTTGTTGAGCAGACCCAGGACCTCATTGGGGAGATGCTGGGGAAGCTGGGTGACGAAGGCGAGCCCCAGCCAGCGCTTGCGGCCACGCTTGGCGATCCGCGCCACCTGCTCGAACAGCACCGGCATCTGCGCGATGCGGCTCGCGGACAGGAACTCATGCGCCTCCTCGATGATGATGAGGACCGGGGTGACGGATTGCCCCTGCTCATTGGCCCGCTGGTAGCGAGCCTCCTGGGTCTCTTGGAGCCCGCGGAGGATGTCGGCGATGACGAGGTTGTTGAGTTGGGGCGAATCCGTGTCCGAGAGATCGATCACCGACACCCGCCCGGGAGTCAACATCGAGCCGTAATCCACCCCGGGGGCCGTGCCGACATCGAAGAGCTTGAGGCGCCGCAGGTGGTGGAGCTTGCCCGCCAGGGTCTTCCAGCTGATCTCATTCCGGCTCGCATGGGCCATCACCCGGCCGATCACCCGGCTGGGATTCTGGCGGAACTCGCTGTACAGGGTCAGGGTGTTCGCCAGGGAGGGGTCCGGGTTGTCTGTCTCGGCGCTCTCGGCGGGCTCCAGGAGGCTGGTCTGCCGCCGGGACGAGTTCCTCGACTTGCTCCTGGTCTCGACCTTCCCCTCTTCACTCAGGCTGTAGATATAGGTGCTCACGACATCCAGGAGGTGCTGGATGGTCATGCGGGGATAGCCCGTCGACAGCTCATCGAGCTCCAGGATCTGTCGGCGCTCCTCCGCGGTCCTCGGGAAGATCTCGAAGTCCTCCAACAACAGCTTCGTGACGTCGTAGGCCTTGTGGAAACGCTCCCGCTGCGCGTCCGACATGTCGAGGATCTCGGAGATCGCATGGGGCGAAAGGCTCGAGAAGTTCAACGCGAACGGGTGCAGGTTCTTGTGCCTGGGATTGCGGCTGTCCCGGCCGAACAGGTGGTGGATGTGGAGATCCTTCACCCCCTGGGGTTTCTGATTGCGGCGATTGAGCGCCTCGAGCATCGCCGGGTCGTCGGTGGGCTTGTCCACATGCGTGTATTCACCCTCCACATCGAAGACGATGGTGGCGATTCCCGCCTGCTGCGCGCGGTGGATGAGCGTGGCGACAGTGGTGGACTTGCCCCCGCCCGTGGTCCCGATGATGCCCGTGTGACGGGGCAGGACGGACTTGTCCATGGGATGGAAGCGGGCCTCCATGTACTCGTAGCCCACCACCATTCCCAGACACAACTCTCCACTCATGCCGAGGACGTGCTCGCTCTCCGCGTCATCGAGG includes these proteins:
- a CDS encoding cupin-like domain-containing protein; protein product: MHTGTHRLAAEWQQWLAENLAQGATPEEIATALRAAGVSEEVAREEIAAAEKHPFVLAGRNIARRYARMEALMDLYSELHRQSGHHHGVEKRAGLSAEEFFTHYYFGHRPVVLQGLMEDWPARRCWSLDYFREHCGEAEVEIMSGRDANPNHAFEHDRHRATVRLAEFLRMIQEAGETNDFYMVPRNENWSREGLHRLREDVRAPSGIIDPALDPMMMTLLLGPAGTLTPLHHDNMNILLSQVLGRKHFKLVPSFQPHRVYPRHGTFSHVDVSNPDTTRHPAFQEADMVEVVLEPGEMIFIPVGWWHWVRALDVSASVSFHHFQLPGGNTHLTFPA
- a CDS encoding response regulator transcription factor, with amino-acid sequence MNLDSREREYTLELKEALTSSLALPEVLARGQGALFRLLPAEHAAWCVAGRGGPGHYEWVATDRLAAFLARYQEMAGEDFVRGAVAHLPNVVFRDSEMVPREVLERSRPYRLCRELGTPLEHVMSVRLDMRQGWHGGLTLYRERLRPFSEQEQILLQGLTPFLARTVRNCLRLGGVATGSRFQQALLSQRNLECLVLTPSFAEVLRTARVTAWLEEWFTPSELGPSGVPRVWVERLGWLARLEEHGKLGADVWERRREDRTLRGTFIRMPEQDGQRLWALVLDEHSHSLPVPEAWLRLLTPREAEVVGLVLQNFYKDSIVAFLGISPRTVETHLKSIRRKLNVESRADLFYQAVAHYVADRD
- a CDS encoding helicase HerA-like domain-containing protein, producing the protein MGVPSAGPARPLAPQGTPRATPPPAATPPRGAPVRPEAPRGQSASRPVGPGAPGAGRGTPPPNQSPSRGEPARPPSQDSGRPPPGMGTARGRLVSPAPPSEPRIPVPQRTGATRNEVVRPLPDDVLGELDELEHEAASATAGLDPELEKAVGFTHFDTASSHDNLVTVLTTRSDLHLLASQSLVRVKSREDNRSYLGLVVRGPFAEPDAVSANSSIAVGVVVQGKKLTYTFDYHGRVEIEILGEESNGKLVPPGRRPRPKSPVFLLDDAESEHVLGMSGELCLGMVVGYEYMEARFHPMDKSVLPRHTGIIGTTGGGKSTTVATLIHRAQQAGIATIVFDVEGEYTHVDKPTDDPAMLEALNRRNQKPQGVKDLHIHHLFGRDSRNPRHKNLHPFALNFSSLSPHAISEILDMSDAQRERFHKAYDVTKLLLEDFEIFPRTAEERRQILELDELSTGYPRMTIQHLLDVVSTYIYSLSEEGKVETRSKSRNSSRRQTSLLEPAESAETDNPDPSLANTLTLYSEFRQNPSRVIGRVMAHASRNEISWKTLAGKLHHLRRLKLFDVGTAPGVDYGSMLTPGRVSVIDLSDTDSPQLNNLVIADILRGLQETQEARYQRANEQGQSVTPVLIIIEEAHEFLSASRIAQMPVLFEQVARIAKRGRKRWLGLAFVTQLPQHLPNEVLGLLNNFIIHKITDSTVTSRMQRTVGNIDESLWSRVSRLAPGQALVSFSSFTRPLMVAVDPAPVKRLLVE
- a CDS encoding cupin-like domain-containing protein, with translation MAQMEPQPLVAEQRAWLAENLTRGIPPELLAERLVKEGVEPATARAAVAAARSHPAVVAATRVTRRQGAFRALFETYSVLHRQSGWHQRLERRADISASEFFERYYFAHRPVILQGLMKDWPAMESWRPERLAERFGDVQVEVMAGRESDPVHDLEPERFRSVIPLRDFIQRLLTGGPTNDFYLTARNFALERPELRGMLDDLRPLEGFLRPVRDRTVKLWVGPAGTLTSLHHDLSNILFAQVHGRKHFKLIPSFELHCLYNQHGVWSQVDATRPDLERFPAYRDVDVVEAVLEPGELLFIPVGWWHWVHALDVSVSVSFQTFEVPGGNTPWRLL
- a CDS encoding cupin-like domain-containing protein, with protein sequence MKDERQASSTPRVREWLAENLALGVPREALLSSLLQVGVDLERARAELEAAAAHPAVRMASRHLPRRARLKSLLEAYSALYRQSREARGIERRARLAPAEFFERYYFQNRPVVIEGLLADWPALRRWSPGFFTDRFGDARVEVMAGRDAEPQPDLHAERLRTSLSMREYVARLQLARETNDIYMVARNSLLKREAFRPLLEDIRPPQGFVRPDIHVPDSVHLWFGPAGTWAALHHDHLSVLFCQVLGRKRFRLVPSFELLRAYNHQGLYSAVDPRTPEPTRFPEFERATVLDFVVGPGDALLIPVGWWHAVQALDVSISVTFVSFDLPERNTYWRDCWIGPDPDGEGAAMRKVETP
- a CDS encoding RidA family protein; this translates as MNKPEFFVTPGYGDRQLDGMHYSQALKIGNRVETSGQGGWNDDWEFPESLTEEIAQAFRNVGRTLATAGAGWEHVVHVNSYHIGFPPEVNETMVRLFRHYMPNHAPIWTSLGVAALGDPTMRVEIRVTAIVP
- a CDS encoding LysR family transcriptional regulator, yielding MNQLLAMRAFVRVVETGSFSRAADQLAQPRSTISKLVTDLEKHLGIKLMHRTTRTLAVTSDGLEYYRRAERLISELDAMDHAVRRRKLKPSGHLRVDAPATFATTLLIPALADFHREYPDITIALGISDRTINIVGEGVDCALRAGGMGDMAMVGRTLTALRYVTCASPAYLQRMGTPATPRELERHHLRAGYFFAATGKADPLIFEKGAERHDIVAAEFSTNEGNGLLALMLAGLGIGQHLRRCVQPYLDSGELVPLLEDWSRPPLPLHVIYPPNRHQNARLKVFVDWVRQTFGDAAPAVDQ